Genomic window (Candidatus Binatia bacterium):
GGCGTAACCGTTTACGGCGGCCTCTACGCGCTGCTCAACGCAGCAGTGATCCTCGCATTCCCGGCGGCCTTCGTCGCGCCGGTCGTCGCCCAGCTCGCGGCCGAGTTTCGCGCGCTGCACGACGACGGGCACCTCCGCGGCTTGACGGACAGCGTCGCGGGCGCGTTCGCGAAGCTCGCGGTGATCTATCTGGTGATTGCGGCACTCGGCGCCGTCCCGTTCGCGCGGTTCCTTCACGTGCCGACGTGGTCGGTTCCGTTCGTTGGCCTCATCGCGGGCGCCGCGCTGTTCCTGAGCGCGCTGCGCGCGGTCGCGCAAGGAACGCAAGACTTCTTCGGATATGCGATATCCAACTCGGTCGAAGGCATCGCGAAGGTGCTCGGCATCGGGCTGCTCGTCGCGATCGGGCTCAAGCTCGGCGGCGGGATTTCCGGTTTCCTCTTCGGACCGCTCGCCGCGTTGATCTATCTCGGGTTGCGGCTGCGCCGGCGTTACGCCGGGGCTCAAGCGCATCGCGTCCGCTACGATTGGCGCCGGATCCTCAACGCGGGCGCCGGCGCGGCCGCGGCGACGATCGCGGTGACGCTGATGGGTTCGGCCGACGTCGTCTTGGTCAAGCACTTCTTCGATGCTCACGCGGCCGGGCTCTACGCGGCGGCGTCGCTGGGCGGAAAAATCCTGCTCTATTTGGTCGGATTCATACCGACCGTGCTCCTCCCGCAGGCAGCGGACCGTCACGCGCGCGGCGCGCAGACGCGCGAGGTGCTGGTGGCGAGCCTCTTGATGTTCGCGGTCGTCGCGTGCGGCGGGCTGTTCGTCTTTCGCTTCTTCGGCACCGACGTGCTCCACGCGCTGGTCGGGCACGCGTTCGACGCGGCGTCGCCGCTGCTCGTGTCTTACGGCTTGGCGATGGTCATGCTGGCGCTGACGAATTCGCTCACGTTCTACGGTATCGCGACGCACCGCTTGGCGTTCACCGTGCCGCTCTTCATCTGCACGTTCGGCACGCTCGGCGCGATCGCTGCGATCCATCCGAATCTCGCGACCGTCGTTGAGATCATGGTCGTCGGGAACCTCGCAGCGGCGCTGGCGGTCGCGATCGCGTTGATCGCACAACGTAATACGACGGGCCGGCGGTCGACGGTGTGAAGCGCGTCCTGTTGATTGGCGGTTCCGGACGGCTCGGGACTTCCATTCGACGGCGCTGGCGCGACTGCGAGATCGTTGCACCCGCACACGGCGAGCTCGACCTGAGCGACGCCGGCGCGCTCGCCCGCGAAGTCGCCCGCATCCGGGCCGACGTCCTGATCAACTGCGCGGCGTTTCACGACGTGGACCGCTGCGAGACCGAGCCCGTGCCGGCGTTCTTGACCAACGCGATCGCGGTCGCCGGCGCGGCACGCGTTGCGCGCGATGCCGGCGCCGCGTTCGTGACGGTCAGTACGGACTACGTCTTCGACGGCGCGGCCGACTCGCCGTATACGGAAAACGACGCGCCGCATCCGCTTTCCGTCTACGGCACCTCGAAGCTCGCGGGCGAGTATCTCGTCGAGTCGCTCGGTGGGCGCGCGTTCGTCGTACGCACCTGCGGGGTGTACGGTCCGGCCGAGTCGGAGTCGCGCCGGCCTGGCCTGGTGGAGCGCGTGCTCGCGAGCGGCGAGGGCGGTCCGCTGCGGGTGGTCGGCGATGTGTACGCCTCGCCCACCTTCGCCGGCGATCTCGCCGACGCGCTGCGCCGCCTCATCGAGACCTCGGCTTACGGCCTCTACCACGCCGTCAACGCGGGTCCCGTGAGCTGGTACGACTTCGCCGCCGAAACGGCGCGGCTGGCGCGGGTCGACGCGGCGATCGAGCCTATCCGGGCGCGCGAGCGGACGTCCGCGGCGCCGCGCCCGCGCTTCTCGGCGCTCTCCAGCGCCAAACTCGCCGCATTGGGCATCCCCATGCCGTCGTGGCGCGAGGGCCTGGCCGCGTACTTGGGGGTTTCCCGGACCTTCGGATAAGATAGACAGCACCGTGGAACTCAAGATCGACCGGGAGCGCGTGGCACGCTGCCGCGAGCTCGCGTCGGCCATCGTCGCGCCGGTGGAGGCGTTCATCGCGGCCCATTCGACCGTGTCGGTCGAGCGCGCCGTGCTGCGCCTCTTAGGCGTGGACGGGATCACCCCCGACGAGATCCCGATCCCCAACGCCATCCTGGACGCACTGGCCCCGGACGAGCGGCGGCGCGGCGCGGCCCTCGCGTTCGGGAAAGCGCTGGCCGAAACGGGCCTCGAGCCCCCGGCCCTGGGCGAGGCGCTGGGCCTGCGCCGGTTCGCGCTCGAACAGTTCGCGCAGACGCCGGAAGCCGCGGCGCGCGGCGCGCTGCGTCCGCACGTCGAGGCGGCGCTGAGCCGGATTGACGCGCAGCGCGAAGAGCGCGCGCGCCGGCTCGCGCGACTGCCGCAGCTCCCGCCGCCGCTGCTCTACGTGATCGTCGCGAGCGGCAATATCTATGAGGACCGTAGCGCCGGCGTGGCCGCCGCCGAGGCCGGCGCGCAAGTCGTCGCCGTCATCCGCTCGACCGGGCAGTCGCTGCTCGACTTCGTGCCGTTCGGTCCCACGACCGAAGGCTTCGGCGGCACGTATGCGACCCAGGCGAACTTCGCGATCATGCGCGCGGCACTCGACGAGGTCGGCGAGCGATTGGGGCGTTACGTGATGCTGACCAACTATGCGAGCGGCCTGTGCATGCCGGAGATCGCGGTGATGGCGGCGCTCGAGCGGCTCGACATGCTGCTGAACGATTCGATGTATGGGATCCTCTTCCGCGACATCAACATGAAGCGCACCTTCGTCGATCAGCACTTCAGCCGAATGCTCAACGCGTATTCGGGGATCATCATCAACACCGGAGAGGACAACTACCTTACGACCGCCGACGCGGTGGATCAGGCGCCCGCGGTGCTCGCGTCGCAGTTCATCAACGAGGAGTTCGCCCATCGCGCCGGCCTGCCCGACGATCAGATCGGGCTCGGCGATGCCTACGAGATCAATCCGGATCTCGAAGACAGCTTCCTCTATCAGGTCGCTCAGGCTCAGCTTGCCCGCGAGATCTTCCCGCACGCGGCGCTCAAGTACATGCCGCCTACCAAGCACATGACGGGCGACGTCTTCAAGGGACACCTGATCGATGCGATGTTCAATCTCACCTCGGTGATGACTGGGCAGAGCATCCATCTCTGCGGAATGCTTACCGAGGCGATTCACACGCCGTTCTTGGGCGACCGCGCTCTCTCACTCGAAAACGCCCGCTATATCATGAACACCGCGCGTCACCTTGGCGATGAGATCGTGCTGCGGCCGGGCGGAACGATCGAGCGGCGCGCGCACGACGTGCTCGCCGCCTGCGAGTCGCTGCTGCGGCGCGTGTCCGAGATCGGGCTGATGGCCGCGATCGCTTCCGCGACGTTCGCCGACGTTGCGCGTTCGCCGGACGGCGGCCGCGGGTTCGAGGGCGTGTTCGCGCGCGCCGACGACTACTTCAACCCATTCGACGAAGCCCTGAGATTTGCGATCGCCTCATGAGTAGGATCGTGAAGCCGTACGGCGATACGCAAGACGACGGAAAGGTTCAGCTGTCGTTCACGCTCCCGGTGGAGTGGAGCGAAGCGGCCGACGAGGCAGCGCGTCAGCTCGCCGGCAAGATGGGCTTCACCGACGCGCAGGTCGTGGACGGCCGTCCGATCGCGACGGGCTTTTCCTTCTTCGTCGTGTACGCCAGCACGCGCGAGGGCGTGGACGTCGACGCCGTTGTGGCGCCGTCCGCGCGCAGGCACGAGATGTCGATGGACGAGATCGACGCGTTCGTCGCCGAACGCATCGGGCGGAAGCTCCGCGTCGCCGGCGCATGCATCGGATCGGACGCACACACGGTCGGCATCGACGCGATCCTCAACATGAAGGGGTACAAGGGAGACTACGGCCTCGAACGCTATCGCATGTTCGAGGCGTTCAACCTCGGCAGCCAGGTCGCACCCGAGGAGCTCGTGCGCTATGCGAAGGAGCACCGCATCGATGCGCTGCTCGCTTCGCAAGTCGTCACGCAGAAGGGCAGCGACATCAAGAACTTCACGCAGCTCGGCGAGCTGCTCGAGGCCGAGGGGCTCCGCGACCACGTGGTCTTGATCTGCGGCGGCCCGCGCGTTACCAATCGCTTGGCGAGCGAGCTCGGCTACGATGCGGGCTTCGGACGCGGCACCCTTCCGAGCGCCGTCGCCGCCTTCATCGCGGTTACGCTGGCCGAGCGCCTGCGCCGGCCCGTAGCATCGAGATAACGCGCGGCGTGCCCAAAACCGCACTCGTCACCGGCATCACGGGTCAGGATGGCTCGTATCTCGCCGAGCTCCTATTGGAGAAGGGCTACCGCGTCGTCGGCATGACGCGGCGCACGAGCACGGAGGTGCACGAGCGCATCGAGCACATCGTCGACGACGTCGAGATCGTTTCCGGCGACCTGCTCGACCAGAGTTCGGTCACGTCGATCCTGGCCGACGTGCGCCCCAACGAGATCTACAACCTCGCGGCGCAATCGTTCGTTCCGGCTTCGTGGACGCAGCCGGTGCTCACGGGTGAGTTCACTGCGCTGGGCGTTACGCGCGTGCTGGAGGCGATCCGCCACGTCGATCCGACGATTCGCTTCTATCAGGCGTCCAGCTCCGAGATGTTCGGAAACACGCCCGAGTCTCCGCAGAACGAGAGTACCGGCTTCTATCCGCGCAGCCCGTACGGCGTCGCGAAAGTCTACGGACACTGGATCACCGTCAACTATCGCGAGTCGTACGGCCTCTACGCGTGCAGCGGGATCTGTTTCAACCACGAGTCGCCCCGCCGCGGGAAGGAGTTCGTGACGCGCAAGATCTCCGACGGCGTGGCCCGCATCAAGCTCGGCCTGGCCAAGGAGCTGCGGCTCGGGAACCTCGACGCGCACCGCGACTGGGGCTACGCCGGCGACTACGTGCGCGCGATGTACCTGATGCTGCAGCAGGAGGCGGCCGACGACTACGTGATCGCGACGGGACGAACGCACAGCGTGCGCGACTTCGTACGCATCGCATTCGAGGTCGCCGGTCTCGGTTCGTTCGA
Coding sequences:
- the rfbD gene encoding dTDP-4-dehydrorhamnose reductase, coding for MKRVLLIGGSGRLGTSIRRRWRDCEIVAPAHGELDLSDAGALAREVARIRADVLINCAAFHDVDRCETEPVPAFLTNAIAVAGAARVARDAGAAFVTVSTDYVFDGAADSPYTENDAPHPLSVYGTSKLAGEYLVESLGGRAFVVRTCGVYGPAESESRRPGLVERVLASGEGGPLRVVGDVYASPTFAGDLADALRRLIETSAYGLYHAVNAGPVSWYDFAAETARLARVDAAIEPIRARERTSAAPRPRFSALSSAKLAALGIPMPSWREGLAAYLGVSRTFG
- a CDS encoding OAM dimerization domain-containing protein gives rise to the protein MSRIVKPYGDTQDDGKVQLSFTLPVEWSEAADEAARQLAGKMGFTDAQVVDGRPIATGFSFFVVYASTREGVDVDAVVAPSARRHEMSMDEIDAFVAERIGRKLRVAGACIGSDAHTVGIDAILNMKGYKGDYGLERYRMFEAFNLGSQVAPEELVRYAKEHRIDALLASQVVTQKGSDIKNFTQLGELLEAEGLRDHVVLICGGPRVTNRLASELGYDAGFGRGTLPSAVAAFIAVTLAERLRRPVASR
- a CDS encoding lysine 5,6-aminomutase subunit alpha; translation: MELKIDRERVARCRELASAIVAPVEAFIAAHSTVSVERAVLRLLGVDGITPDEIPIPNAILDALAPDERRRGAALAFGKALAETGLEPPALGEALGLRRFALEQFAQTPEAAARGALRPHVEAALSRIDAQREERARRLARLPQLPPPLLYVIVASGNIYEDRSAGVAAAEAGAQVVAVIRSTGQSLLDFVPFGPTTEGFGGTYATQANFAIMRAALDEVGERLGRYVMLTNYASGLCMPEIAVMAALERLDMLLNDSMYGILFRDINMKRTFVDQHFSRMLNAYSGIIINTGEDNYLTTADAVDQAPAVLASQFINEEFAHRAGLPDDQIGLGDAYEINPDLEDSFLYQVAQAQLAREIFPHAALKYMPPTKHMTGDVFKGHLIDAMFNLTSVMTGQSIHLCGMLTEAIHTPFLGDRALSLENARYIMNTARHLGDEIVLRPGGTIERRAHDVLAACESLLRRVSEIGLMAAIASATFADVARSPDGGRGFEGVFARADDYFNPFDEALRFAIAS
- the gmd gene encoding GDP-mannose 4,6-dehydratase; translated protein: MPKTALVTGITGQDGSYLAELLLEKGYRVVGMTRRTSTEVHERIEHIVDDVEIVSGDLLDQSSVTSILADVRPNEIYNLAAQSFVPASWTQPVLTGEFTALGVTRVLEAIRHVDPTIRFYQASSSEMFGNTPESPQNESTGFYPRSPYGVAKVYGHWITVNYRESYGLYACSGICFNHESPRRGKEFVTRKISDGVARIKLGLAKELRLGNLDAHRDWGYAGDYVRAMYLMLQQEAADDYVIATGRTHSVRDFVRIAFEVAGLGSFEPYVVIDPRFVRPAEVDRLIGDAAKARRVLGWEPKVSFEQLVAMMVESDIKRCERS